In Apium graveolens cultivar Ventura chromosome 10, ASM990537v1, whole genome shotgun sequence, the following are encoded in one genomic region:
- the LOC141691049 gene encoding uncharacterized protein LOC141691049, protein MFDESDKGNIREPQQEGLVISLPVGNCLIKRILVDNGSAANIMMLSNLTQIGLAESDMIKKLTTLVRFSGEIKRTLGEITLPTYAEGVNLLEKLCIIDVDSTYNIIMEMPWIHKLKTVPSTYHQVLKFQTPWGAQEIRGDQNMARECYMTCMKLTIQHHGNEMHVATITGPERLAEVDLKTEDKKVLIGKDLFPTI, encoded by the coding sequence ATGTTTGACGAATCGGACAAGGGAAACATACGTGAACCACAACAAGAAGGACTGGTCATCTCACTACCTGTGGGAAACTGCTTAATCAAAAGAATATTGGTAGACAATGGAAGCGCCGCGAACATCATGATGCTTAGCAATCTAACACAAATAGGATTAGCAGAAAGTGACATGATCAAAAAGTTGACGACACTAGTGCGGTTTAGTGGTGAAATAAAGCGCACATTAGGGGAAATCACATTGCCAACATACGCGGAAGGGGTCAACCTGTTGGAAAAATTATGTATAATAGATGTCGACTCGACTTACAACATAATCATGGAAATGCCTTGGATTCATAAATTGAAGACAGTACCATCAACATATCACCAAGTGCTGAAATTCCAAACACCATGGGGAGCTCAAGAAATACGAGGAGATCAAAACATGGCACGGGAGTGCTACATGACATGTATGAAGCTAACCATTCAACACCATGGAAATGAGATGCATGTAGCTACGATTACAGGACCAGAACGGTTAGCCGAAGTCGACTTGAAGACGGAAGATAAGAAGGTGTTAATAGGAAAAGACCTTTTCCCAACAATTTAA